The nucleotide window GCGGCTTGCGGGCGCTCATGCGGAGGCGTCCTCCGGCACCGCCGCGTTTCCCGCATCGAGCCCGGCGCCTTCACCGCCCAGGACCCTCTCGTCCCAGCGCAGGGGCCCGAGCGCCCGCAGTTGGGCGGCCATCCGGTCGACCGCCGCGGCGAAGGCGGCCGCCTCGGCCGCGCCGACCCAGACGAGCTGCACACGCTCGCGTTCGACGCCGAACTGGTCGAGCAACCGCTGGAGCAGCGCGAACCTCCGGAGCGCCTTGAGGTTCCCGTCGACATAGTGACAGGCGCCGGGATGGCACCCGGCGATCAGGACGCCGTCGGCGCCGTCGCGCAGGGCGCGCAGGACGAATTCCGGCTCGACGCGCCCGCTGCACATGACGCGGATCGGCCGCATGCTCGGGGTGTGGCCGGCGCGCGCCATCCCGGCCGCGTCGGCGGCGAGGTAGGCGCACCACGCGCAGAGGAACCCGACGATCACCGGCTCGCGCGCGCTGCCCTGCGCCTGATCCATCGTCACAGGCCCTCGCTCTCTTGACGAAAAGTATTGCGCGCCCCCCGGGCAAAGTCAAAGAACGCCGGGTTCGGCGCGCAGCGTGACGCGCAGGATCTCCCCCGGTGCCCAGAGGCGCATGCGCGTGCCCCAGGTGCCGGTGCCGCGGCCGACGATGAGCGTCATGCCG belongs to bacterium and includes:
- a CDS encoding hydrogenase iron-sulfur subunit codes for the protein MDQAQGSAREPVIVGFLCAWCAYLAADAAGMARAGHTPSMRPIRVMCSGRVEPEFVLRALRDGADGVLIAGCHPGACHYVDGNLKALRRFALLQRLLDQFGVERERVQLVWVGAAEAAAFAAAVDRMAAQLRALGPLRWDERVLGGEGAGLDAGNAAVPEDASA